DNA from Variovorax sp. V213:
GGGGTATTCGGTGGTGCTGAAGCTCTGCGCCTTCAGGTGTTCGCAAGCCGGGGCCTTGGAGGTGATGCGCACGCCGCCTGCTTCAGGGGCGACCGTGCAGCCGGCGTCGCGCAGCTTGTCGATCACCGCGTCCATGTGGTCGGCGCGGGCGTGGCGCAGGAACACGTCGCCGCCCGTGGCCGCAACAGCGCAGAGGAAGGTGCCGGCCTCGATGCGGTCGGCCACCACGGCGTGCTCGCAGCCGTGCAATTTCTCGACGCCCTGCACGCGGATGTGGCTGGTGCCGTGGCCTTCGATCTTCGCGCCCATGCGGATCAGCATTTCGGCCAGGTCGACGATCTCGGGCTCCTGCGCGGCGTTTTCGAGCAGCGTCTCGCCCTCGGCCAGCGTGGCGGCCATCAAGAAGTTCTCGGTGCCCGTGACGGTGACCATGTCGGTCAGGATGCGCGCGCCCTTCAGCCGGGTGCGGCCCGCCGGCAAGCTGGCGATCATGTAGCCGTGCTCCACCACGATCTCGGCCCCCATGGCCTGCAGGCCCTTGATGTGCTGGTCGACCGGCCGCGAGCCGATGGCGCAGCCGCCCGGCAGCGACACCTTGGCGTGGCCGAAGCGCGCCAGCAGCGGGCCCAGCGCCAGCACCGAGGCGCGCATGGTCTTCACCAGTTCGTAGGGCGCCTCGGGGTTGTTGAGGTCGCCGGCGTTGAGTTGCACCGTGCCGTTGTGGTCGCGCTCGGCGGTCACGCCCATGTTGCGCACCAGCTTGAGCATGGTCGACACGTCCTGCAGGCGGGGGACGTTGTGCAGCGTCACGGGCTGGTCGGTGAGCAGCGCGGCGCACAGCTCCGGCAGGGCTGCGTTCTTGGCGCCGGAAATGAGTACCTCGCCGCGAAGCTGGCGCCCGCCGCGAATCAGAAGTTTGTCCATCAGGAATCCAGCGAATTTAGGGCCGCTCCGGCCGCCAGT
Protein-coding regions in this window:
- the murA gene encoding UDP-N-acetylglucosamine 1-carboxyvinyltransferase, which gives rise to MDKLLIRGGRQLRGEVLISGAKNAALPELCAALLTDQPVTLHNVPRLQDVSTMLKLVRNMGVTAERDHNGTVQLNAGDLNNPEAPYELVKTMRASVLALGPLLARFGHAKVSLPGGCAIGSRPVDQHIKGLQAMGAEIVVEHGYMIASLPAGRTRLKGARILTDMVTVTGTENFLMAATLAEGETLLENAAQEPEIVDLAEMLIRMGAKIEGHGTSHIRVQGVEKLHGCEHAVVADRIEAGTFLCAVAATGGDVFLRHARADHMDAVIDKLRDAGCTVAPEAGGVRITSKAPACEHLKAQSFSTTEYPGFPTDMQAQFMALNVIARGASMVTETIFENRFMHVNEMVRLGATIHVEGKVAMVEGVQQLSGATVMATDLRASASLVIAGLVAEGETLVDRIYHLDRGYDRMEAKLRGLGADIERVAGAAA